A part of Saccopteryx bilineata isolate mSacBil1 chromosome 12, mSacBil1_pri_phased_curated, whole genome shotgun sequence genomic DNA contains:
- the PSMB1 gene encoding proteasome subunit beta type-1, which produces MLSSAVVSWGPGRDLAMEPHRAGPAQLRFSPYVFNGGTVLAIAGEDFSIVASDTRLSEGFSVHTRDSPKCYKLTDKTVIGCSGFHGDCLTLTKIIEARLKMYKHSNNKAMTTGAIAAMLSTILYSRRFFPYYVYNIIGGLDEEGKGAVYSFDPVGSYQRDSFKAGGSASAMLQPLLDNQVGFKNMQNVEHVPLSLDRAMRLVKDVFISAAERDVYTGDALRICIVTREGIREETVPLRRD; this is translated from the exons ATGCTGTCCTCCGCAGTCGTGTCCTGGGGCCCCGGCCGAGACCTGGCGATGGAGCCGCACCGCGCCGGCCCCGCGCAGCTGCGCTTCTCGCCCTACGTCTTCAACGGCGG cACTGTATTGGCAATTGCTGGAGAAGATTTTTCAATTGTTGCTTCTGATACTCGATTGAGTGAAGGGTTTTCTGTTCACACCCGGGACAGCCCCAAATGTTACAAATT AACAGACAAGACAGTCATTGGATGCAGTGGTTTCCATGGCGACTGTCTTACCCTGACAAAGATTATTGAAGCAAGACTAAAG ATGTACAAGCATTCCAACAACAAGGCCATGACCACGGGGGCCATCGCCGCGATGCTGTCCACCATCCTCTACTCTCGGCGCTTCTTCCCCTACTACGTGTACAACATCATCGGCGGGCTCGACGAGGAAG GGAAGGGGGCCGTGTACAGCTTTGACCCGGTGGGATCCTACCAGAGAGACTCCTTCAAGGCCGGAGGTTCCGCCAGTGCCATGCTGCAGCCCCTGCTGGACAACCAG GTTGGCTTTAAGAACATGCAGAATGTGGAGCACGTCCCCCTGTCTCTGGACAGAGCCATGCGGCTTGTGAAAGACGTCTTCATCTCTGCTGCCGAGAGGGATGTGTACACCGGGGACGCGCTCAGGATCTGCATTGTGACCCGAGAGGGCATCCGGGAGGAGACTGTCCCCCTGCGGAGGGACTGA